The sequence TTGCGCAGCTTATACCTGTTGAGTATTGGAATACATAGAAGTTGTAGTAGAAGTGAGGTATTCTTGCCCACTCATACTTGATCTTATCATCAACAACTACATCATCGCCGTAGTAGAACTTATTTAAATCGTAGTAAGTTTTGTTCAAGTAGTCTGCGTTTAATGTGCCGCCTTCTTGTGCATACTTGTGAATTATATTTTCAAATTCAGCAAACATTGCTTGTCTATATAATGTAGTTCTAAATGACTCAAGGTAGTTGTCTATGAAGTATAATTTTTCTTCTTTAGTCTTAGCATTGTCAATCATGTAGTGAGTTAGTAGTGTCTCGTTCATAGTTGAAGCAATCTCTGCTAAGAATATACTGTAGTTTGCGTATTGAATAGGTTGATTTGTGTTAGTTAGATATGAGTGCATAGAGTGGCCCATTTCATGACAGCATGTGAAGACTGAGTCAAGTGACTTGTTATGATTTAAAAGGATGTATGGATATGTTCCCTTAACACCTGATGAGAAGGCTCCGCCTCTTTTGCCCTTTGTTTCATAAACATCGACCCATCTTGAGTGATATCCCTTATAGGCTATGTCTTGATACTCTTTACCAAGTGGTGCAATTGCTTCTTTGATAATCTCTGTTGCTTGTGGGTAATCAATCTCGAACTTTAAACTGTTAAGCATTGGCATGTAGATGTCATACATGTGTTGTTCTTTAAGTCCCATATACTTCTTTCTAAGCTTCATATATCTATGAAGGTAGCCAATCTTGTCATGCACTGCTTCGATTAAGTTGTCATATATCTTTTCATCAACAGCATTGGCAAATAAGGCAGCCTCTCTTGCACTCTTAAAGTTTCTAACTTCAGCTCTGAAGATGTTCTTCTTAACTGCTGCCTTAAGTGTTGCTGCAAGCATATTGATATGGTCAGCGTAGTTGTCGTAGTATGTGTTGAATGTATTCTTTCTTAAGACTTCATCATCTTGTGAAAGAAGTTTTGTGAAGACTCCAGAGCTTAGTGGATGCATATTGCCATCTTTATCTGCAACTGAATCAAACTTTAAATCTGCATAAGAGAACATTTGATATATGTCATCTGGCGCGCTATATAGGTCTCCCGCCTTTGATAGAAGTGCCTCTTCCTTTTCGCTAAGAGTGTGAGCTTCGTATCTAAGTATGTCTTCAAAAGTCTTTCTATACTCTTCAAGGCCTTTTTCTTCAGAAATGAATTTTTCTATATTCTTTCTTCCTACCTTTAAAATTTCAGGTGATTCGAAAGCTAAGATAGTTGAGAATTTTACTTCTAATGATTGTGCCTTGTCAGCAAGTTCTTGACTCTTTGTATCTGTAGTGTCTT comes from Fenollaria sporofastidiosus and encodes:
- the pepF gene encoding oligoendopeptidase F — protein: MDELKTRDQIDEQFKWDLTKIFENDDKWSEEYDKISKDILKLSEYEGKLGEGAKTLLEFTKLKYELIHRLELIFVYASLKFSQDTTDTKSQELADKAQSLEVKFSTILAFESPEILKVGRKNIEKFISEEKGLEEYRKTFEDILRYEAHTLSEKEEALLSKAGDLYSAPDDIYQMFSYADLKFDSVADKDGNMHPLSSGVFTKLLSQDDEVLRKNTFNTYYDNYADHINMLAATLKAAVKKNIFRAEVRNFKSAREAALFANAVDEKIYDNLIEAVHDKIGYLHRYMKLRKKYMGLKEQHMYDIYMPMLNSLKFEIDYPQATEIIKEAIAPLGKEYQDIAYKGYHSRWVDVYETKGKRGGAFSSGVKGTYPYILLNHNKSLDSVFTCCHEMGHSMHSYLTNTNQPIQYANYSIFLAEIASTMNETLLTHYMIDNAKTKEEKLYFIDNYLESFRTTLYRQAMFAEFENIIHKYAQEGGTLNADYLNKTYYDLNKFYYGDDVVVDDKIKYEWARIPHFYYNFYVFQYSTGISCATEFARKVLSKEEGAVEKYLGFLSKGSSEYPIDILKEAGVDMTKKDPILNSLDTFNEFMDKFEELM